The Pleurodeles waltl isolate 20211129_DDA chromosome 7, aPleWal1.hap1.20221129, whole genome shotgun sequence genome includes a region encoding these proteins:
- the GDF5 gene encoding growth/differentiation factor 5, which translates to MKVLKYIPLLLWHWTCLSLDLVPAVWSHPEPEDRPTGARSGLSDSKEHNPLSRPGASKTASHGQDASAPKARTKGAVLQIGTVLTQSSEAKKVASRVGNGDLKKGHPLNRQPVERTVTPRTQKQGGKAATKIVNVHADSSGFKTKKAKGPVAQRDLKDTFRHPAITPHEYMLSLYRTLSDAERKGGNGSIKLEAGLANTITSFIDKGQDDRAPVTRKQKYIFDISALEKDGLLGAELRVLRKKPLDAGRGSSGARIVQVKLSTCSTNRQAAAHLDSRMVSIPETPKWEVFDIWKSFKSFKNSPSLCFELEALEKGKPIDLKSLGFDRIGRLTNEKAIFLVFGRTKKRDLFFNEIKARSGQDDKTVYEYLFNQRRKRRAPLSARQGKRPTKNPKARCSKKPLHVNFKDMGWDDWIIAPLEYEAYHCEGLCEFPLRSHLEPTNHAVIQTLMNSMDPDSTPPTCCIPTRLSPISILYIDSANNVVYKQYEDMVVESCGCR; encoded by the exons ATGAAAGTACTGAAATATATTCCTTTACTCCTTTGGCACTGGACCTGCTTATCCCTGGACCTAGTTCCGGCTGTGTGGAGTCACCCAGAACCTGAAGACAGACCAACAGGAGCTAGGTCAGGCCTGTCAGACAGCAAAGAGCACAACCCACTTTCCAGGCCAGGTGCCTCTAAGACTGCAAGCCATGGGCAAGATGCTAGCGCTCCAAAGGCCAGAACAAAAGGCGCTGTACTACAGATTGGAACCGTCTTGACCCAGAGCAGTGAAGCCAAGAAGGTTGCTTCGAGGGTGGGAAACGGAGACCTTAAGAAAGGCCATCCCTTGAACAGACAGCCTGTGGAAAGAACTGTCACTCCGAGGACTCAAAAACAAGGCGGCAAAGCTGCAACTAAAATCGTCAACGTGCACGCCGATTCTAGTGGGTTCAAAACCAAAAAAGCGAAGGGTCCAGTGGCCCAAAGGGACCTCAAAGATACGTTCAGGCACCCAGCAATAACCCCTCATGAGTACATGCTATCGTTGTACCGGACCCTTTCGGACGCGGAAAGAAAGGGGGGCAATGGAAGCATCAAGCTGGAAGCAGGACTAGCCAACACTATCACCAGCTTCATCGACAAGGGGCAAG ATGACCGCGCACCTGTAACAAGaaagcaaaaatacatttttgacataAGTGCCCTTGAGAAGGATGGTCTACTGGGGGCGGAACTGCGTGTTCTTAGGAAGAAGCCCTTGGATGCTGGTAGAGGTTCTTCTGGAGCAAGAATCGTGCAGGTGAAGCTATCCACCTGTTCGACAAACAGGCAGGCAGCGGCCCACCTGGACTCTCGCATGGTCAGCATACCTGAGACACCCAAATGGGAAGTCTTTGACATTTGGAAATCATTCAAAAGTTTCAAAAACTCTCCTAGTTTGTGCTTTGAACTAGAGGCTTTGGAAAAAGGTAAGCCCATTGACTTGAAGAGCCTGGGGTTCGATAGGATAGGGAGACTGACCAACGAAAAAGCCATCTTCTTGGTGTTCGGAAGGACCAAGAAGCGAGActtgttttttaatgaaatcaAGGCTAGGTCAGGGCAAGATGACAAAACTGTATATGAGTATTTATTCAACCAAAGAAGGAAGAGAAGGGCCCCTCTGTCAGCCCGCCAAGGGAAGAGACCCACAAAGAACCCAAAGGCAAGGTGCAGCAAAAAGCCTCTTCATGTGAATTTCAAGGATATGGGGTGGGATGACTGGATCATCGCTCCCTTGGAGTATGAGGCTTATCACTGTGAAGGACTTTGCGAGTTTCCGCTGCGGTCACACCTGGAACCCACCAACCACGCAGTCATCCAAACCTTAATGAACTCCATGGATCCAGACTCCACCCCACCTACTTGTTGTATCCCCACCCGACTTAGCCCTATCAGCATTTTGTACATAGACTCAGCAAATAACGTGGTGTACAAACAATATGAGGACATGGTGGTAGAATCCTGTGGTTGTAGGTAG